Within the Dolichospermum compactum NIES-806 genome, the region GGCAGAGAAAAAAGCATAAGCATATTTCTTGCTCAAAGTCAATAGTTTTATAGTCAATTTTTGGCTGAAAACTATTGACTTTTTGTGTGTAAATAAAGCAATTTTTAATTTGAAATTTTTAATTGCTGAATATCTATCCTAAGTTGTTCTTAGGTTGCTATAATCTCAGAAATTAATGTTACAAAACTTTGCAGCAAGTTACGTTTTTTAGTAACGTTGTGCTGCAGTCTGTTGTTTTTCAGGTATTCATGACTACATCAATCATCAAAAGTCAGGAAATAGCGGTCTCCACAGACCTGGGCAAAGACCAAATAAAACTAAAGCATATTATCAAAAGCCTGCCCAAGGAATGTTTTCAGAAAAATAGCCGCAAAGCGTGGACAACTGTAGTTCTCAGTTTATCTATGGCTGCATTAGGCTATTATTGCATCGCAATTTCCCCTTGGTTTCTTTTACCCCTAGCTTGGATTTTTACAGGAACTGCTTTAACAGGTTTTTTTGTTATTGGTCACGATTGTGGTCATCGTTCATTTGCCAACCGTCGCTGGGTAAATGATTTAGTGGGACATTTTTTCATGATGTTCTTAATTTACCCGTTTCATAGCTGGCGCATTAAACATAATCATCACCATAAACATACTAACAAGCTGGACGAAGACAACGCTTGGCATCCTATTAGAACAGAAGTTTTTGCAGGTTGGTCTAAGAATAGACAATCTGCCTTTGAGTTGTTTATGCGTCAACGTCTCTGGTGGGTCGGTTCTATTGGCCATTGGGCAGTTGTGCATTTTGATTGGCGCAATTTTCAGAAAAAAGACCAAGCTAATGTCAAACTTTCTGTGGCTGTAGTTGCAGCTTTTGCCGCTATTGTTTTCCCAACTTTGATTATTACAACTGGTGTTTGGGGCTTTGTTAAATTCTGGTTTATTCCCTGGATGGTTTACCATTTCTGGATGAGTACCTTCACTATTGTTCACCACACTCTTCCAGATGTTCCTTTTTCAACTGCTGATAAGTGGAATGAAGCCTTAGCACAGTTATTTGGGACAATTCATTGTGATTACCCTCAGTGGGTAGAAGTTCTTTGTCACGATATTAATGTTCATGTTCCCCATCATATTTCTACTGCTATTCCTTCCTATAATTTACGGTTGGCTTACAGTAGTATCAAAGAAAATTGGAGTCCTTATCTCCATGATGAATATAAGTTCTCTTGGGATTTGATGAAAGAAATCACTAATCAATGTCAACTCTACAAAACTGATATTGGTTATACTACTTTTGACGCATACCGGGCAGCTAAATAATTAAGAATAAGTGATGAATTTAGAAAGTATAAAGTTGTTAATTACTTACTTTTACTTTCATCACCAGTTCTTTTAGCTTGGCAATTAACCACATTTAAGAATGTTGAGGAAAATTGCCAATATTTCTCTGTTTAAATTCCAGTGGTAACTGAATATTACCTCACAGTTAATTGATAATTTACAATCAACCAATCCAGTGCAATTAGATACAATCCAGTTTAATCAAGACCCTATTTCTCAATCTGCTCAAGGTCAAGAGAAATTACCCTTTACTCTTCAGGATTTAAAGGCTGCTATTCCCGCTGAATGTTTTCAGCCTAGTGTGACTAAATCGCTTTATTATTTCTTTCGTGACGTTCTGATTGTGGGACTGCTGTATGCAGTTGCCAATTATCTGGATTCTTGGTATTTTTGGCCAGTTTTTTGGGTCATGCAAGGAACAATGTTTTGGGCTTTATTTGTAGTTGGTCATGACTGCGGACACCAATCTTTTTCTAAGCATAAATGGTTGAATGATTTAGTTGGTCATATTACCCATACTTTCATTCTCGTTCCTTATCATGGTTGGAGAATTAGCCACAGAACCCACCACAAAAATACGGGCAGCTTAGAGAATGATGAAAGCTGGTATCCCGTCTCTGAATCTGAGTATGATGAGATGCCTTTAGCGCAAAGAATAGGGCGTTTTTATCTGTTCTTATTGGCTTATCCAGTGTATTTATTCAAGCGTTCTCCTGGTAAAGAAGGTTCTCACTTTTCACCTAGCAGCCCGCTGTTTAAGCCTTCAGAAAAATGGGACATTATCACCAGCACCACACTTTGGATTAGTATGGCAGTTTTGTTAGGTTTATTCACCTATCAATTTGGTTGGATGGCGTTGTTAAAATACTACGCTGGACCCTACATTGTCTTTATCATTTGGTTAGATATGGTGACTTTCTTGCACCACACTGAACCTGGTATTCCTTGGTATCGTGGGGAAGAATGGACTTTCCTGAAAGGGGCAATTTCTAGTGTTGACCGAGATTATGGGATTTTTAACCATATTCATCATGATATCGGTACTCATGTTGCTCACCACATTTTCTTGAATATGCCTCATTACAATTTGTTAAAAGCGACTGAAGCAATTAAACCAATTATGGGTGAGTATTTCCATGAATCCAAAGAACCAGTTTGGAAGTCTCTGTGGAATTCTGCTATTGGTTGTCATTTTGTTCCCGATACAGGTAGTAAGGTTTACTACACTTCTAAGAGTCAGAATGTCAAGTAATCGGTAAAATATTTAAATCTAGGAAGTCCGCTAATGCGGGCTTTTTTTTATTTTATATTTTCCTTAAAATTGA harbors:
- a CDS encoding fatty acid desaturase, translated to MTTSIIKSQEIAVSTDLGKDQIKLKHIIKSLPKECFQKNSRKAWTTVVLSLSMAALGYYCIAISPWFLLPLAWIFTGTALTGFFVIGHDCGHRSFANRRWVNDLVGHFFMMFLIYPFHSWRIKHNHHHKHTNKLDEDNAWHPIRTEVFAGWSKNRQSAFELFMRQRLWWVGSIGHWAVVHFDWRNFQKKDQANVKLSVAVVAAFAAIVFPTLIITTGVWGFVKFWFIPWMVYHFWMSTFTIVHHTLPDVPFSTADKWNEALAQLFGTIHCDYPQWVEVLCHDINVHVPHHISTAIPSYNLRLAYSSIKENWSPYLHDEYKFSWDLMKEITNQCQLYKTDIGYTTFDAYRAAK
- a CDS encoding fatty acid desaturase; translated protein: MQLDTIQFNQDPISQSAQGQEKLPFTLQDLKAAIPAECFQPSVTKSLYYFFRDVLIVGLLYAVANYLDSWYFWPVFWVMQGTMFWALFVVGHDCGHQSFSKHKWLNDLVGHITHTFILVPYHGWRISHRTHHKNTGSLENDESWYPVSESEYDEMPLAQRIGRFYLFLLAYPVYLFKRSPGKEGSHFSPSSPLFKPSEKWDIITSTTLWISMAVLLGLFTYQFGWMALLKYYAGPYIVFIIWLDMVTFLHHTEPGIPWYRGEEWTFLKGAISSVDRDYGIFNHIHHDIGTHVAHHIFLNMPHYNLLKATEAIKPIMGEYFHESKEPVWKSLWNSAIGCHFVPDTGSKVYYTSKSQNVK